The Candidatus Margulisiibacteriota bacterium DNA window ATAAACGGATTAATAAAATCTACATTCATGTGCCGGTATTCCCCTTTTGTAAGTTTATTTTAAATATATACTGTTATAGTAGAATTTACAATATAGTCGTTTGTAAATTGGTGAAAAGTGAATCGTGAAACGAGGGAAGAAGGAAGATTGGAGGGTTGGAGGATCAGAAAAAATCCAAAATTCCAAAAGGGATCATTAAATTCCAAAATCTAAAAAGACCTAGTCATTACGAGGAGTTAAACGACGTAGCCAGCCGTCGCAATGCTATGGCTGGTAAATAATCCACCAAATGTGACAGTGATTGCTTGCCCCACCGTAGCCCCTTAAAACGAAGGAGGGCCACGCTTTGCTCCGGTCGAAATGACGGTATATCCTTGACGCAACTGCGATGAGTGTAATCGCGGAATGGAATGACAGTACAACAAATAGTTTAAAGGGCTTAAATTCCGGGAATAAACAGAATATAATATAAAAGACATTTGTATAGCTGTCATTCCTATGGAAATGGGAATCCAGAGTTTAATAATATTAATATAATTCGGGGGAGACAAATGAAAATACTAAACTATATTATACAGCCGGTTATTTTTGTGATTGCGGTTCCGTGTGGAATCATCACCAGCTGGGTGGGAGTAACCGTTGCGGTTTTCGAAGATATAATTCTGACCATCAAAAAAGAATATGTGGAACACACCAAGTATCCTGAGTGGAGCAAAAAGCAGCTGGCTATACATAAGAACTCCAGGGAAAAAAGCTTAAAGGAACTGGTTTACGCTGACGAAAATATATTGAATGAAGATCTGAAACTGCCCCCTTTGCCGTTGTCTATATTAATGGGAATTTTGTCATCAATAGCGGCCTACCCTATATATTTATTTATGGCTGTAATATACAGCCCGATGAAAATGCATCACTTAATTAATGAAAAGCTTTCTTTTAAAAATAAGCCTATGTTTAAAAAAATAAAAAGAAGCAAACTACCAACGATTATGGTAGTGGAAGACGAAATCGATATGTCCAATTATGTGTGCTCAATAATTGAAAACACTAAAAAATATAATGTGGTCAAGGCATTTAACGGAAAAGACGCGCTGGCTATGATCAAGGCAAACTCAAGATTTATGGGTTATGCCCGAAACAGGATAAAGTGCGTAATCATGGATATAAAAATGCCGGAAATGACCGGGCTGGAGTTTTTGAAGGAACTGAGAAAAAAAGAATACTACCCTACTATTATGCCGGCCATTGTGCTGAGCGCCTATGAGGACGCGGACAAATGGCTGGAAGCAACCAGCACGGACAGCGGTTATGTGTGCCATTACATCAGAAAACCGCTGGACAAGAAACACTTTCTGGAAACCCTGGAAAGAATATTCGCAGGGGAAATGCATTATATGATAGAAGAAACCAGAAAGCAGTCCTATGAGAAGATACATGAGTTGAATCGTGAATCGTGAATGGTGAGAAGTGAAGCGTGAAGCGTGAGAAGTGAAGCGTGAAGGGTGAGAAGTGAAGCGTGAAAAGGGAAACGAGGGGTATGAGATAAGTGATAAGGGGTAAGTAGAAAACCCTAAATCTAAAACGGTGTCACCCTGAGCTTGCTTGCCGCACCGACTTGTCTCGGCGAAGCTTCAGCGAAGACGGAAGCTTTTGCGTAGGCGGGACGAAGGGTGACCAGGCAAGCAATAGTCAGGCTTCGTCAAGCGCAGTATGACATAAATACAAAGCATAAAATTCAAATGAAATCCAAATAACGAATTCTAAAAACAATTAGTAAAAATTGACAGGCAGTATTTATGTAATAGAATATAAAAATGCATGGCAATGATCTGAAAAATCTTCTGGAAAAGCATGGCTGGAAACCTGTAAGGATCCACGGAAGCCATCATGTACTAGAAAAAGATGATCAAATTCTGGTTGTTCCAATTCATGCGTCCAGAG harbors:
- a CDS encoding type II toxin-antitoxin system HicA family toxin, whose translation is MHGNDLKNLLEKHGWKPVRIHGSHHVLEKDDQILVVPIHASRDLKKGTANAILKRAGI
- a CDS encoding response regulator, yielding MKILNYIIQPVIFVIAVPCGIITSWVGVTVAVFEDIILTIKKEYVEHTKYPEWSKKQLAIHKNSREKSLKELVYADENILNEDLKLPPLPLSILMGILSSIAAYPIYLFMAVIYSPMKMHHLINEKLSFKNKPMFKKIKRSKLPTIMVVEDEIDMSNYVCSIIENTKKYNVVKAFNGKDALAMIKANSRFMGYARNRIKCVIMDIKMPEMTGLEFLKELRKKEYYPTIMPAIVLSAYEDADKWLEATSTDSGYVCHYIRKPLDKKHFLETLERIFAGEMHYMIEETRKQSYEKIHELNRES